The sequence TAGTGTCCCCAAATAAAGCCCAGTATTCAAGGTCTTCCCCTATTCTTTCTCCCATCATTGCAAGGAGTGTTTGTTCAAATTGTGCTTGTTCAATGTTATCTTCTTTTTCATCATCTGTGATTTCACACATTGCTTTAAGTTTTTTAACATCTAATTCATTTGCACCGAAGTCTACATCTGCTGCAGTGATATTTGAACCATCTGTTACTCCAGCACTGTTATAACCATTTGTGAGTACTCTTCCATTAATTCCAGTCCTGTTTAATTCTTTTTTAGGACGATTCATTAATTCAAATTTAGCATCGTTAAGAATGGTTTGAGGTAAGGTAGCATAACGGAGGAATTGCCCTAATTGTTCTGGGTTAAGGATTGCTTTCCCAGTTACCATGTCTGTGTACATGGATTTGAATGCTGCTTTTTCATTTTCATTTACAAGTTGATTAAGTATTTGTGAATTATCCATAATTATCATTCCATTTACTTATAATTGTTTTTTCTTTATTTTCTGGTTTTCATGTGTGTAGAAGGATTTCTACCCATGATTTCGTAGACAGTTTGTGCATCAGATTTGGTTGCTGTGGATTCTCTGATTTCATGTTCAGATAATGCTTTTCCTTTCTGTGCAACATCATTGCTGCTGCCTTTTTTCATTTTTTGAAGTTTTTGGATTTGTGCTTGAAGTTGAGCTATTTTTTTATCAATATCTTCATCTGATAAAGTGTCTTCTGCAGGAGCATTGTTTTTGTCTTCTGCAGTATCAGGTTCATCAGGTTCAGGTTTTTTCTGTTTTCTAGGTTTACTAGATTTCATAGCTGCAAAGAATTCATCTTTAAATTTTTCAAAATCCTGTACAGTTACAAAATCCTCATGCTCTACAGTCTCTACTTCTTCTTTTTCTGATTTTGTAGAAACTTCTTCCTCAGCCTCATTCTTGTTTAAGCCAAGAAAATCCATTAATTGTGTTTTAAAAGTTACATCATCCATAATATCATCTTTATGTTCATTATTCTTTTCTTTGTTGCATTCACAAAATTTCGCTTTCCGCAAACATGGACTTTTAACAAGACTAATAGCAAAACCTACAGGATCATCAATATCATGTATAATTTTTCCTGCAGAAGATTTCATGCCTGCTTCTTGTATTTTTTGTGCTAGTTCGCGGTTTAGTACTGTGGGGCTGTAACCAGTGAATTCACCGTTTAGTGCCCGTTTTATGGTTGTGGGGTCTGTGATTCTGGTTGTAGCCATCCATGTACCGGCAGGTATTACGGTTTCCTCACCATCAATATATTTCAGGGTCATTGGTGTATCTGTAATCCATGATTTTTCCGCTACACCGACCTTTTGGTGGGTGAATAGGTAGTCATGGTCTTTTTCTACTATACCGTAGTTTTTGTATGCTTCAGCAATGTTCCGGATTTCGTCTGCTGTGAATGGTTTTTCTCCACGGTGGAAATCACAGTCTGCTTCTCCTGGTATCATTACTGGGGCAGTGAAAAGTAGTTCGTTGGTTTTATCACTTTTTTGTGATATTTGTTGTAGTGATTTCAATGCAAATCACCTTTATAATTGTTTTTAATTATTTTATTTTAAAATTAGAATTGAAGGGATGAAATAAAAGAAGCTTTAACAAATCTAGAATTTAAAGCTATTTCAACATTAGTTAAATCAAATAGCTTTAATAATTGTTTAAAATTAGATGTAAAAAATTAATTGAATTAAATTATAAAAGTAAAACAATATGTGTTAAAACAGAATAAAACACGAAAATTTTAACACACACAAACAAGTAACAACAATATTTTAATTTTCTTTTAATAATCAGAGGTAATAACTAATGATAAACAATATTTTTTTTATTCTTCCCTTCAATAATATAAGGTGGACAAATAGAACCACCCAAAAAAAAGAAATACAATAAAAAAAGGGAATAGCTATCCCA is a genomic window of Methanobrevibacter wolinii SH containing:
- a CDS encoding XkdF-like putative serine protease domain-containing protein; the encoded protein is MKSLQQISQKSDKTNELLFTAPVMIPGEADCDFHRGEKPFTADEIRNIAEAYKNYGIVEKDHDYLFTHQKVGVAEKSWITDTPMTLKYIDGEETVIPAGTWMATTRITDPTTIKRALNGEFTGYSPTVLNRELAQKIQEAGMKSSAGKIIHDIDDPVGFAISLVKSPCLRKAKFCECNKEKNNEHKDDIMDDVTFKTQLMDFLGLNKNEAEEEVSTKSEKEEVETVEHEDFVTVQDFEKFKDEFFAAMKSSKPRKQKKPEPDEPDTAEDKNNAPAEDTLSDEDIDKKIAQLQAQIQKLQKMKKGSSNDVAQKGKALSEHEIRESTATKSDAQTVYEIMGRNPSTHMKTRK